DNA sequence from the Flavobacterium lipolyticum genome:
GACTTCATTCAATTCTTCAAATAGAGGATTGTTGCGGTGCTTTAGTTTTATTTCGCTGAACAATTTGAGACCAAGTGCAAATTGGGTGGCTTCGTGTGGATTTTCAAACAGGTTTTTAGCCTTTATTTTTTCGATGATATCAAATATTTCATCATGATTGTCGAATTCTATTCCAAGTTCTTTTGCGGGTTCTGTTTCGCCGTTTGCGTATTCTTTTAAGCTTAAAGTCAGGTAATATTTGTTTGATCTTTTTTGCATGGTATTATTTTTTAAATTCTATTTCAACCATTTGTCTACAATGGTTTTAAAGGTTTCTTTGTATTGTTCACCAACCGTGATCTCGGTTTTATTAATGAATATGGAGTTTTTACTGATGGAGTTTATTTTGTCCAGTGCAACTATAAAGGAACGGTTGATTCGCATAAATTTTTGGGAGGATAGTTTTTCTTCGAGTGCTTTTAAAGAAATCAAAGACATTAACCCTTTTGGGGAATTTTCAAGATGTACTTTCACATAATCTTTGAGACTTTCGATATACAAGATGTCTTTTAATGAAATTCGAACCCACTGGTATTCTACTTTCAGAAAAATAAAATCATCATCATCTGCGGTAATGGACTGAAATTGACCGGAGGCCTCTTCTGTTAATTGTAAAACTTTGCTGGCAGCTCTTAAAAACTCTTCATAACTAAAGGGTTTTAAAAGATAATCAACAGCGTTAACCCGATAGCCTTCAATAGCGTAATGATTGTAGGCTGTGGTGAAAATTATTTTCGGTAATGTTCCCTGCTGTTCCTGTAAAAGGCGGGCAAGTTCCATACCGCTTAAATTCGGCATATTGATGTCCAGAAAAATAATGTCGGGTTGTTGTTCCCGTATCAGACTCATGGCTTCAATAGCATTATCGCAGCTTTGAACCAACTGTAAAAATGGAGTTTGTTCTATAAAAGTTTCCACCAATTTTAAGGCTAGCGGTTCGTCGTCTACTGCGATACATTTTAATACAATCATTGTTCTAAAGTTATTTGCAAGTTTACTTTATATTTTCCGTTTGGATCAATACCGGCCGTTAAACTGTGGTTGTCAGGATAGATGAGGTGTAATCGGCGTTTGGTATTGGTTAAACCAATTCCGCCCTGTTCTGTTGGAGCTGTTTTTTCGAAAAAAGTATTTTCTACTTCAAATTCAAGCAGGGTTCCGTTTTGTTTCAGCGCAAAATGAATCTCGCTTTTGTCTGTAGCATGTACACCATGTTTAAAGGCGTTTTCGACTAAAGGCAGTAAAAGCATCGGTACAATCGGATAATCCTGAATTTTTTCCGGTATATCACCGGTAATGGTCAGTTTACTGTTGGCACGTAGCTTCATTAAAGCAATAAAGTCCTTCATAAAATCTACTTCTTTCAATAAAGTTGTTCTTTCGCCTTCGGTACTGTAAAGCAGGTATCGCATCATTCGGCTTAAAGTATGAAGCGCATTACGGGAATCTTCAATATTAGTATAGGTAAGGGAGTAAATGCTGTTAAGCGAATTAAAGAAGAAATGCGGATTGATTTGTGCTTTGAGCATGGCCAGTTCGGTCATCGTTTTGTCCTGCTCCAGTTTTTGTTTGTGCTGAGCGGCTCTTTGCCAATGCAGCAGCATGGCATAACTGGTACTGATGGCTAAAACCAGTAAGGTGAGGCTAAAAATATAATTGTCGAAATAGGTATTTCGGTATCGTTTGAATCGGATAAGCGCAGCCAGTTTGTTATGCAAATCGGTGTTGAGGTTGTAAAAATAGGATGCCAGCTGCATGATGAAAATAATCAATAGAATCCATAACAGGAAAGGGCCAATTTTGTCTTTAATGATGGTTTTTGGAACAATTACTTTGGCATTATAGTAAAAAATCGCAAGCATGAAAAGTAAAACAATGGTTTGCCAAATCCAGAATATAGGAGGAAGTACTATATTCCAGGTCAGCGGAATATAAAACAGCTGCATATATCCTAATAATACCCAGGCCAGGATGTGTAATCCGGTAGACATAAACGGTTTAAAAAAATGGGGTTTCATTGTAAGTTGTGATTTTAGGGACAATATTACATTTTATTTGAACAGCATATAAAACCAATCGCCGAAAATAGATTTACAACCCGTAAAAACCATTTTAGAGCCGACGAGGCTGTTACAAAAATACTTATTTATCAGGGAACATCTTCCATCGGTTCTCATCTAATCTTTATCGATTGCAGGGGGCTTTTCGTCTATTGTAAAAATTTTGTGTGTTCTATTTCAGTTCTTTTGTTCCTTAATAAATAGATAATCATACAATCCATAAAAATGAACAAGCAATCTTTTTTAAGTATTCTAGCAGCATCTATTGTGATCACTTCGTGTGGAAACAAAAATGATAAAGCGGCTCAGGCTGGAGGTGCACCACAAGTTAAAGAATATAAAACGCTGACTTTAGAACCTAAATCGGCTACTTTATATACAGATTACCCTGCGAGTATTCAGGGGCAGCAAAATATAGAAATTCGTCCGCGGGTAGAAGGGTATATTGATAAGATTTTTGTTGATGAAGGTGCTGTGGTCAGAGTCGGGCAGCCTCTGTTTAAAATTAGTGCTCCGGAATATGAACAGGAAGTTCGCACAGCTACTGCAAGTATCAAAAGTGCTCAGGCTAATTTAAGTGCGGCTAAACTGGCAGTCAATAAAGTGAAGCCGTTGGTTGAAAAAGGAATCATCAGTAAATACGATTTAGAATCGGCACAATATACTTATGAATCGGCTTTAGCAACACTGGCGCAGGCCAATGCCAGTTTGGTAAATGCGAAGACAAACTTGGGATATACAACAGTAACCAGTCCTGTTGACGGTGTCGTGGGCTCTATTCCATTTCGTTTGGGAAGTTTAGTGAGTTCTAATACCGCAGATCCTTTAACGACAGTTTCAAGCATCGGAAATGTATATGCTTATTTTGCAGTGAATGAAAAAAAGCTCCTGAACTTTACTCAGAATACAGATTCCGGAATTGCACTGGCAGAAAAAATTAAAAAGATGCCTGCTGTTTCTCTGCTTCTTTCAGATGGTACAGCTTACGGTGAAAAAGGGCGTATTGAAACCGTAAACGGATTAATCAATACCGAGACGGGTTCCGTTACTTTCAGAGCACGTTTCCCCAATACAAAAAGCATCATCAGAAGCGGAAACAGTACCACAGTAAGAATTCCAAATGAAGTGAATCAAGCGATTATTGTTCCTCAAAGTGCCACTTTCGAGCTTCAGGATAAATTATTTACCGTAGTAGTTGGAAAAGACGGGAGAACTAAAAATGCCAATATTACGGTTTTAGAAAACACTGCAGGAAATTATTATGTCGTAAAAAGCGGTTTGCAGAGCGGAGACCAAATTGTTCTGGAAGGGGTGGCAGCACTTAAAGACGGAACAGAAATTAAAGCTCAGAATCAAAGTGCAGAAACGGTTTACGCGGATTTAAAATAAAAAGAAATGTTTAAAATATTCATACAACGACCGGTACTATCTACGGTAATATCGGTTATTATCGTAATCCTGGGGATACTGGGACTGGCAGCGCTTCCTATTGCGCAATATCCGGACATCGCACCGCCAACCGTGAATGTAGCAGCAAGTTACACCGGAGCGAATGCAGATGTGGTCCTGAAAAGTATCGTAATTCCACTGGAAGAGCAGATCAACGGTGTAGAAAACATGACCTATATGACTTCTACGGCGACTAATGATGGTAATGCCTCTATAAAAATTTTCTTTAAAGTAGGAACCGATCCCGATTTAGCTGCAGTAAACGTACAAAACAGGGTTTCCAGAGCTACCAGTTTATTGCCGGTTGAGGTAACTCAGGCAGGGGTAACTGTAACCAAAAGTCAGAGTAGTAACTTATTGATTTTCTCTTTGTACAGTGACGATAAAGCCTACGATCAGACATTTCTTCAAAATTATGCTAAGATCAACTTAGTACCGCAAATTCAGCGTGTAGTGGGAGTAGGAGATGTTACCGTTTTCGGTTCCAGAGATTATTCGATGCGTATCTGGCTGAAACCCGATGTAATGCAGCAGTATAAATTGATTCCGAGTGATGTTTCGGCTGCTTTGGCAGAACAAAATATTGAAGCGGCACCGGGAAAATTTGGTGAAAACGGAGATCAGGCTTTTCAATATGTAATCAAATACAAAGGGCGTTTAACAAGCGCAAAAGAATTTGAAGAGATTGTCATTAAATCAGCCGGAAACGGACAATTATTGCGTTTAAAAGATGTGGCAAAAGTAGAATTAGGTTCTTTAAGTTATTCTTCGACCAGTACCACAAACGGACGCCCGTCTGTAGGTATTGCGATTAGTCAGACTCCCGGTTCGAATGCACGTGATGTCATTAATAATTCTAAAAAATTGATTGACGAAGCCGTAAAAACGTTTCCGAAAGGCATAAAGTATACCGTATTAATCAATGTCAATGAAAATCTGGATGCTTCAATTGAGAAGGTAATTCACACTTTGGTAGAAGCTTTTATTCTGGTTTTTATTGTAGTATTTATTTTCCTTCAGGATTTTCGCTCGACTTTAATTCCTGCGATTGCAGTCCCTGTTGCGATTGTTGGAACATTCTTCTTCCTGAATTTATTCGGCTTTACCATTAACCTGCTGACGCTATTTGCGATGGTTTTGGCCATTGGTATTGTGGTCGATGATGCGATTGTAGTCGTCGAGGCGGTACACGCCAAACTCGACAATGGGTACAAATCGGCTAAGAAAGCTACTATTCATGCTATGAATGAGATTTCGGGAGCGATCATTTCGATCACACTGGTCATGGCAGCGGTATTTATTCCGGTAACCTTTATCACAGGTTCGACCGGGGTTTTCTATAAGCAATTCGGAATTACATTGGCGGTTGCGATTATTTTGTCGGCCGTGAACGCACTTACTTTGAGTCCGGCCTTGTGTGCTTTACTTTTAAAACCACATGCTGACGATCACAAACATCAAAGTTTTATTCAGCGTTTTTATACCTCATTTAACGTTGCGTTCGACAATGTAACCGAAAAATACAAACGTTCTGTTCAGTTCCTTTCCATCAAAAAATGGATTGCACTGGGATCTATACTTATTGCTGCGGGAGCTTTGTTCTATATGATGAAAACGACACCGTCAGCTTTCGTTCCGGCGGAAGATCAGGGGGTAGTTTTTGCCAATATCAGTTTGCCGCCTTCGGCTTCTATGGAACGTTCTGATGTTGTAGCGAAAAAGGTCGATAGTATAGCGCACACCATTCCGGGTGTCGAAAATACCCTTCGTATCGTGGGTCAGAACTTTACCGCAGGTGCGGGTAGTGCCTATAGTATGGTAATTGTGAGATTGAAAAGTTGGGAAGATCGTGAGTTGAGTGTCAATGATGTAATTGGTCAGCTGTTTGCTAAAACCAGTGGCATTCGTGAAGCCAATATCTTCTTTATTTCACCGCCAACGATTCAGGGATTTGGACAAAGTGGTGGATTTGAATTTCAGTTACAGGATAAAGGAGGTCACAGTACAGCAGAATTTTATAAAGTAAACAATGAATTTCTGGCCAAGCTTTCGGCACGTCCGGAAATACAATATGCGACGACGCCTTTTAACCCGGGTTTCCCTCAGTACATGATGGATATTAATCTGGCAAAAGCGAAAGATGCAGGAGTTTCAGTCAATACTATTTTATCAACCATGCAAGGTTATTATGGTGGATTGTATGCTTCCAATTTCAATAAATTCGGAAAGCAATATCGTGTGATGATTCAGGCTTCTCCGGAGTTTAGAACCAATACCGAAGGTTTGAACAAGATCTTTGTTCGCAATAGCGCCGGAACCATGGCGCCTATTACCGAGTTCGTAAAAATGACCAGAGTATTCGGACCGGAATCTATCTCAAGATTTAACCTGTTTACCTCTATTTCAATCACAGGAGCACCAAAACCGGGTTATAGTTCGGGAGATGCTATTAAAGCGATTCAGGAAGTTGCAGCAGAGAGTCTTCCTGCAGGTTATGGTTATGAATTTTCGGGATTAACGCGTGAAGAATTAGCATCAGGAAGTGAGACGATCTTTATTTTTGTATTGTGTCTGGTGTTTGTTTACTTCCTGCTAAGTGCACAATACGAAAGTTATATCCTGCCTTTTGCTGTACTGTTCTCAATTCCGTTTGGATTGGCAGGAGCCTATTTGTTCTCGATTATTTTCAAGTTGAACAGTAATATTTATTTGCAGATTTCCTTAATCATGTTAATTGGATTATTGGCCAAGAACGGGATTTTGATTGTCGAATTTGCGCTTGAAAGACGTCGAAAAGGATTGCCAATTGTGCAGTCGGCTATTGAAGGAGCGGTAGCACGTTTCCGTCCGATTTTGATGACCTCTTTTGCTTTTATTTTAGGACTTGTTCCTTTGATGTTTGCTTCGGGCGCAGGTGCCGTTGGAAATAAATCGATTGGAACGGGTGCTGTTGGCGGAATGTTGATCGGTACCATTTTAGGAGTATTTGTAATTCCGGTGTTGTTCATCATTTTTCAGACATTGCAAGAGCGTGTGAGTGGTCCGCCAAAAGAAAATTATGATGATGAAGGTGACGATGAAGAGGAAGTGCAATTGATAGAAACTCACAAAGAGTAGTAATTTAATTTTAAAAAAATGACTTATAGTTCTAATAAATATATTCTTGTGGTAGTGGCAGCTGCTCTGCTGAGTGCGTGCTCGATTACCAAGAAATACGAACGTCCGTCGGCTATTTCGACCGATAAGTTGTATCGCGATCAAAATGCTGCCGATTCGACTACTATGGCAAGTATGCCGTGGCAAACTGTTTTTAAAGATGAAAAACTGAATGCTTTAATTCAAAAAGGTTTAGATCAGAATCTCAATTTAAAGAATGCGATCGAAAATATAGTGCAGTCGAGAGCTACTTTGCGTCAGGCAAAATTGGCTTATTATCCAACGCTGAATTTTGATGCGAGTGCTACACATAACAAACAATCAAAGGCGGGACTGAATTTCCCCCCGGGAATTAATATCAATACATTGACAACAACCTATAAGTTAGGGTTAAGTACTTCCTGGGAACTTGATATTTGGGGAAAATTGAGCAGTTCAAAAAGAGCGGCTTTAGCTGCCTATCTTGCTACAGATGCTGCAAAACAAGCCATTCAGACACAATTGATCGCTGATATTGCGAATAATTATTTTTTGCTGTTAGCGTATGACAAACAATTAGAAATTACCAAAGCGACTTTAGAAAGCCGTATTAAAAATGTGGAAACGATTAAAGCGTTAAAAGAAGGTGCAATAGTGACCGGAGCAGCAGTGGTACAAAGTGAAGCCAATCAACATGCAGCTGAGGTATTGATTCCGGATTTAAAACGAAGTATTCGTGAAACGGAGAATGCTCTTAATATTTTGTTGGGACAAGCTCCGGGCGCTATTGAAAGAGGGACATTGGGGAATCAGACCGTTCCGGAAAATTTGGCAGTAGGTATGCCGGCACAATTGCTGGAAAACCGCCCGGATGTTCGTCAGGCCGAGTTTAATTTCCGCACTGCGTTTGAAAGTACCAATATGGCTAAAACGTATTTTTATCCAAGTTTAACACTTACCGCAAGTGGCGGATTCTCTAACCTGCAACTAACGGATTTCTTTACCAATTCTGTTTTTTATTCTTTGATAGGAGGCTTAACACAGCCTATTTTCAATCAGGGACTGAATAAGGCAAGATTAACAACAGCACAATCCAAACAAGTTCAGGCACTGAATGATTTTCAACAAAGTCTTTTAGTAGCAGGGCAGGAGGTATCAAATGCTTTGTATGCTTATGAAAT
Encoded proteins:
- a CDS encoding DUF3861 domain-containing protein, which produces MQKRSNKYYLTLSLKEYANGETEPAKELGIEFDNHDEIFDIIEKIKAKNLFENPHEATQFALGLKLFSEIKLKHRNNPLFEELNEVFPVFMKKLKSL
- a CDS encoding LytR/AlgR family response regulator transcription factor: MIVLKCIAVDDEPLALKLVETFIEQTPFLQLVQSCDNAIEAMSLIREQQPDIIFLDINMPNLSGMELARLLQEQQGTLPKIIFTTAYNHYAIEGYRVNAVDYLLKPFSYEEFLRAASKVLQLTEEASGQFQSITADDDDFIFLKVEYQWVRISLKDILYIESLKDYVKVHLENSPKGLMSLISLKALEEKLSSQKFMRINRSFIVALDKINSISKNSIFINKTEITVGEQYKETFKTIVDKWLK
- a CDS encoding sensor histidine kinase, with the translated sequence MKPHFFKPFMSTGLHILAWVLLGYMQLFYIPLTWNIVLPPIFWIWQTIVLLFMLAIFYYNAKVIVPKTIIKDKIGPFLLWILLIIFIMQLASYFYNLNTDLHNKLAALIRFKRYRNTYFDNYIFSLTLLVLAISTSYAMLLHWQRAAQHKQKLEQDKTMTELAMLKAQINPHFFFNSLNSIYSLTYTNIEDSRNALHTLSRMMRYLLYSTEGERTTLLKEVDFMKDFIALMKLRANSKLTITGDIPEKIQDYPIVPMLLLPLVENAFKHGVHATDKSEIHFALKQNGTLLEFEVENTFFEKTAPTEQGGIGLTNTKRRLHLIYPDNHSLTAGIDPNGKYKVNLQITLEQ
- a CDS encoding efflux RND transporter periplasmic adaptor subunit, translating into MNKQSFLSILAASIVITSCGNKNDKAAQAGGAPQVKEYKTLTLEPKSATLYTDYPASIQGQQNIEIRPRVEGYIDKIFVDEGAVVRVGQPLFKISAPEYEQEVRTATASIKSAQANLSAAKLAVNKVKPLVEKGIISKYDLESAQYTYESALATLAQANASLVNAKTNLGYTTVTSPVDGVVGSIPFRLGSLVSSNTADPLTTVSSIGNVYAYFAVNEKKLLNFTQNTDSGIALAEKIKKMPAVSLLLSDGTAYGEKGRIETVNGLINTETGSVTFRARFPNTKSIIRSGNSTTVRIPNEVNQAIIVPQSATFELQDKLFTVVVGKDGRTKNANITVLENTAGNYYVVKSGLQSGDQIVLEGVAALKDGTEIKAQNQSAETVYADLK
- a CDS encoding efflux RND transporter permease subunit — protein: MFKIFIQRPVLSTVISVIIVILGILGLAALPIAQYPDIAPPTVNVAASYTGANADVVLKSIVIPLEEQINGVENMTYMTSTATNDGNASIKIFFKVGTDPDLAAVNVQNRVSRATSLLPVEVTQAGVTVTKSQSSNLLIFSLYSDDKAYDQTFLQNYAKINLVPQIQRVVGVGDVTVFGSRDYSMRIWLKPDVMQQYKLIPSDVSAALAEQNIEAAPGKFGENGDQAFQYVIKYKGRLTSAKEFEEIVIKSAGNGQLLRLKDVAKVELGSLSYSSTSTTNGRPSVGIAISQTPGSNARDVINNSKKLIDEAVKTFPKGIKYTVLINVNENLDASIEKVIHTLVEAFILVFIVVFIFLQDFRSTLIPAIAVPVAIVGTFFFLNLFGFTINLLTLFAMVLAIGIVVDDAIVVVEAVHAKLDNGYKSAKKATIHAMNEISGAIISITLVMAAVFIPVTFITGSTGVFYKQFGITLAVAIILSAVNALTLSPALCALLLKPHADDHKHQSFIQRFYTSFNVAFDNVTEKYKRSVQFLSIKKWIALGSILIAAGALFYMMKTTPSAFVPAEDQGVVFANISLPPSASMERSDVVAKKVDSIAHTIPGVENTLRIVGQNFTAGAGSAYSMVIVRLKSWEDRELSVNDVIGQLFAKTSGIREANIFFISPPTIQGFGQSGGFEFQLQDKGGHSTAEFYKVNNEFLAKLSARPEIQYATTPFNPGFPQYMMDINLAKAKDAGVSVNTILSTMQGYYGGLYASNFNKFGKQYRVMIQASPEFRTNTEGLNKIFVRNSAGTMAPITEFVKMTRVFGPESISRFNLFTSISITGAPKPGYSSGDAIKAIQEVAAESLPAGYGYEFSGLTREELASGSETIFIFVLCLVFVYFLLSAQYESYILPFAVLFSIPFGLAGAYLFSIIFKLNSNIYLQISLIMLIGLLAKNGILIVEFALERRRKGLPIVQSAIEGAVARFRPILMTSFAFILGLVPLMFASGAGAVGNKSIGTGAVGGMLIGTILGVFVIPVLFIIFQTLQERVSGPPKENYDDEGDDEEEVQLIETHKE
- a CDS encoding efflux transporter outer membrane subunit; translated protein: MTYSSNKYILVVVAAALLSACSITKKYERPSAISTDKLYRDQNAADSTTMASMPWQTVFKDEKLNALIQKGLDQNLNLKNAIENIVQSRATLRQAKLAYYPTLNFDASATHNKQSKAGLNFPPGININTLTTTYKLGLSTSWELDIWGKLSSSKRAALAAYLATDAAKQAIQTQLIADIANNYFLLLAYDKQLEITKATLESRIKNVETIKALKEGAIVTGAAVVQSEANQHAAEVLIPDLKRSIRETENALNILLGQAPGAIERGTLGNQTVPENLAVGMPAQLLENRPDVRQAEFNFRTAFESTNMAKTYFYPSLTLTASGGFSNLQLTDFFTNSVFYSLIGGLTQPIFNQGLNKARLTTAQSKQVQALNDFQQSLLVAGQEVSNALYAYEMAVEKEDSRQKQIEALEKAVDFTQQLLEYSSATNYTDVLTSEQNLLAAQLSGITDNLQKLQAVVDLYRALGGGWK